Proteins from one Listeria weihenstephanensis genomic window:
- a CDS encoding copper homeostasis protein CutC, producing the protein MVLEVIVENIREASQAEHFGVDRLEVVSAISEGGLTPSYGVMKQITENIKVPAMVMIRPHSHSFHYDDYDIAIMQEDILMAQELGAHGIVFGALTKSGEIDRDLLENVIDWKGDMDLTFHRAIESARDIDKAYAVLREYGNNITQILTSGGGAKATDTIDRLKKWVADSQADMTSFEILVGSGVTPDNIGMLHETLRNTQYHVGGGARIDGDFSKGLDVAKIKALQEAIK; encoded by the coding sequence ATGGTACTTGAGGTTATCGTTGAGAATATACGGGAAGCATCACAAGCGGAGCATTTTGGGGTGGATCGTTTAGAGGTCGTTTCGGCTATTAGTGAAGGTGGTTTGACGCCGAGTTATGGTGTAATGAAGCAGATTACGGAGAATATTAAGGTTCCAGCGATGGTGATGATTCGCCCGCACAGCCATTCGTTTCATTATGATGATTACGATATTGCAATCATGCAGGAAGATATTTTGATGGCGCAAGAGCTTGGTGCGCACGGTATTGTTTTTGGTGCATTAACGAAATCTGGTGAGATTGATCGTGATTTACTGGAGAACGTGATTGATTGGAAGGGGGATATGGATTTGACGTTCCACCGAGCGATTGAAAGTGCGCGAGATATCGATAAGGCGTACGCGGTTCTTCGTGAATACGGTAATAATATTACGCAAATTTTGACCTCAGGTGGCGGAGCTAAAGCAACAGACACGATCGATCGCCTGAAAAAATGGGTCGCGGATAGCCAAGCGGACATGACTTCTTTTGAAATTTTAGTGGGGAGTGGTGTGACACCAGATAACATCGGAATGTTGCATGAAACGCTTCGTAATACGCAATATCATGTAGGTGGTGGCGCGCGTATTGATGGTGATTTCAGTAAAGGACTTGATGTGGCGAAGATTAAAGCCTTGCAAGAAGCGATTAAATAA
- a CDS encoding PTS sugar transporter subunit IIA: protein MFKKMFKKDKEEAVVAPATGQFVKLEDVPDPVFNQKMMGEGIAVKPTSGTIVAPVSGEIIQVADTKHAFGIRSEIGQEILVHIGLETVALKGEGFQVLVSLGDKVTVGQPIVEADLDFIEKNASSTVIPMVVTNSMENKYDFDWKAVTDVVAGQTVVFESKTK from the coding sequence ATGTTTAAAAAGATGTTCAAAAAAGATAAAGAAGAAGCAGTTGTCGCACCAGCGACAGGGCAATTTGTGAAACTAGAAGATGTTCCAGATCCAGTCTTTAATCAAAAAATGATGGGCGAGGGCATTGCTGTGAAGCCAACGAGTGGAACGATTGTGGCGCCAGTTAGCGGTGAAATTATCCAAGTTGCCGATACGAAGCATGCATTTGGAATTAGATCGGAAATTGGTCAAGAAATCCTTGTTCATATCGGTTTAGAGACGGTTGCACTTAAGGGTGAGGGGTTCCAAGTGCTTGTATCTCTAGGTGATAAAGTAACCGTGGGCCAGCCGATTGTGGAAGCGGATCTTGATTTTATTGAGAAAAATGCGAGCAGCACAGTGATTCCAATGGTCGTAACAAATAGCATGGAAAATAAATACGACTTTGACTGGAAAGCTGTGACGGACGTTGTTGCAGGACAAACGGTTGTATTTGAATCGAAAACTAAATAA
- a CDS encoding CvfB family protein, whose protein sequence is MINMIGTAQTMTVVEKEEEYYTLEKRGERVKLPFTNATNLKLEIDDTETVFIYRDYDHEIVATTIIPKAQVGKFAWGTVTDVRKDLGVFVDIGIPKDVVVSMDDMPALNHLWPKKNDRLMIMLRVDEKERIWGVLGEEHDFKAISTKATQDMFNQNVTGTVYRLLKVGTFVITEDGHIGFIHETERTSEPRLGQKLDARVIAVKPDGTLNLSLRGRVHEVLSDDAEMILTYLRSVGGKMAFWDKSEPDAIRAKFGVSKAQFKRALGTLMKERRIKQEEGFTILVEEEKEEQPEASTEE, encoded by the coding sequence TTGATAAATATGATTGGAACGGCACAAACGATGACCGTTGTTGAAAAAGAGGAAGAGTATTACACTTTGGAAAAACGTGGGGAGCGCGTGAAGCTGCCATTTACAAATGCAACTAATTTAAAATTAGAGATTGATGATACGGAAACGGTATTTATTTATCGTGACTATGATCATGAAATTGTGGCGACGACAATTATCCCGAAAGCGCAAGTTGGGAAATTTGCTTGGGGAACGGTGACAGATGTACGCAAGGATTTAGGCGTATTTGTAGATATCGGAATTCCAAAAGACGTCGTTGTTTCCATGGATGACATGCCAGCGCTGAACCATCTGTGGCCAAAGAAGAACGACCGCTTGATGATTATGCTACGCGTGGATGAAAAGGAACGGATTTGGGGCGTGCTTGGTGAAGAGCATGATTTTAAAGCGATCTCAACAAAAGCGACACAAGACATGTTCAACCAAAATGTAACGGGAACAGTGTACCGTTTATTGAAAGTGGGCACATTCGTGATCACCGAAGATGGACATATTGGCTTCATTCATGAAACGGAACGAACATCAGAACCACGTCTAGGTCAAAAATTAGACGCTCGTGTTATCGCTGTAAAACCAGATGGCACACTGAATCTATCTTTACGAGGTCGTGTACATGAGGTTCTAAGCGACGATGCCGAAATGATCTTAACCTACCTGCGTAGCGTAGGTGGCAAAATGGCATTCTGGGACAAATCAGAACCAGACGCAATCCGAGCAAAATTCGGCGTCAGCAAAGCCCAATTTAAACGAGCCTTAGGAACATTAATGAAAGAACGCCGTATCAAACAAGAAGAGGGCTTTACTATTTTGGTAGAAGAAGAAAAAGAAGAACAACCGGAAGCGAGTACAGAAGAATAA